A window of Maioricimonas rarisocia genomic DNA:
TTCCTCGCTGACCCGCAGGCGGTCGACATCGTCGTCGTGCTGTTCGCGGCTCTGCCGGGCACGTATCAGACAGGCTGACACGTGCAGTAACGGCGTGATCGCGTCGCCGAAGTTGTTGTCGAATCCGCCCGGGCGGTTTCCCAACACGATCAGGCCGACCGTCTTCCCGCCGCTGGTCAGCGGCAATCCGAGACTGTTTTCCAGAGGAATGTCGCCCAGTTGTGCGACCCCATCCGCAGGGGAGGACGGCAGCCGGGTGATCGCCCCCTCCTCGATTGTCTGTCGGAACAGATCGGCGACCGCATCAGGCGAGACCGGACCAGCCGCGTCGGAGTTCCCTTTCGCCCCGGACGACCAGATGACCCCATCGCTCGCTGCGGCTCTCAGGTGCAGTCTGCCCGGATCGTCTCCGGAGCTGCAGACTTCACCGACCAGGCCGAAGCGGCTTTGCGTCAGTTTCAGCGTGTGTTGCAGCAGCGTGGTGAACAACTCATCGCAGGGGCGCTCACTCGCCAGTCGGGACAGCAGGTCGTCAACTGCCTCCAGCAGCGATTCAGCCGACGTTGCCTCCGGCGTTCGACTCATAATGCCACGCGGACTGGAACTCAGGAACGGGAGACAGCCGCCGGGACGTGTGGATGTGCGGCGACCGGCCAGCCACAGCGACGAGAGTTTTCTCTCCTGTGACCCGAATGGGGATTCCCGCCGGGAATCCGTCACGCGACCGGCGATCCCATTCTATCCCCTGTGTCGGGGCGTTGGAATCGGCGAGTTGGCGAAGCGGCAATTCTGCGCGAGCTTTGCATCTGTGGCGATGTCGCAGTCTGAGGCGTTTACGCAGCGCTGCGGTCAGTTGGGGCCTACGTGCCGCCAAGGCGGCCGCCATACTGCCGGTCGTAGTAGGTCTGGTACTCGCCGGACCGGATCCGTTCGACCCATTCGGCGTTGTCACGGTACCAGTCGATCGTCTCCTGCAGGCCTGTCGCGAAGTCGACCTGCGGCGACCAGCCAAGCTGCCGTTCCGCCTTACTGCAGTCGATCGCGTACCTCAGATCGTGCCCGGGGCGGTCGGTGACGTAGCGAATGAGCGACTCCGGCTTGTCCAGCAACCGAAGGAGCGTGCGCGTCAGGTCGATGTTCTGCAGTTCGCATTTCCCGCCGAAGTTGTACACCTCGCCAACCTGACCCCGCTGCAGTGCCGCCTCGATTCCGCGGCAATGATCGATGACGTGAATCCAGTCCCGGACGTTCTCTCCCTTGCCGTAGACGGGCAGCGGACGATCGTTCAGGGCATTCGAGATGAACAGCGGGATCAGCTTCTCGGGAAACTGGTACGGCCCGTAGTTGTTCGAGCATCGCGTAATGATTGCCGGAAACTCGAAGGTGTGCACGTAGCTGCGGACCAGCATGTCCGCGGCGGCCTTCGAAGCGGAATAGGGGCTGTTGGGGGCCAGTGGGGTCTGCTCGGTGAACAGTCCTTCTGCTCCCAGTGAACCGTACACTTCGTCCGTCGAGACCTGGAGGAATCGACCGATTTCCGCCTCGCGGCAGGCGTCCAGCAGCACCTGAGTACCCGTCACGTTCGTCTGCACGAACGGACCCGAGTCAAGAATGCTGCGGTCGACGTGGCTCTCGGCAGCAAAGTTGAGCACGGCATCGGGAGCCGACTCGGCCAGGGCAGCCTGCACGAAGTCGCGATCGCAGATGTCACCCCGGCGAAACTGCAGACGCGGGTTCCCTTCCAGGTCGGCAAGATTCTCGAGATTCCCGGCGTAGGTCAGTTTGTCGACGTTCGTGATCTCCACGTCGTCGCGTGTCGTCAGGCAGTGCCGGATGAAGTTCGAGCCGATGAAACCGCATCCGCCTGTCACGAGCAATCGCTGCACAGAATCTCTCCGGGTGACGGCCCTGGGGCCGCGGGTCGAGGCATCGCCGCGTGGATTCTAGTGCGGATCCTCCGCAGGCGTGAAGTGCCACTTCGAGCGCGCAGAGCATCGACCGGCAGATGCCGCGCTCATCGACCGCAGTGGTCTCCTGCGACAAAGCGGGCACGGCACGCACGGTCGGCAATGTTTTCCGGAGTCAACCCGGACCGGACTCTCTGGGGGATGGGATGGTTCCCTTTTCCGCGATCGCTGGTTAGGCTCCCTGCGCAAGCGCATCTCGTGGTGTTCGCAGCGTTCCGCTGCGGCCCGGGCCCGTCCTTCTTTCAACCCAGCACGCCATTGCGAATTGCCGATGCCCAGGAACGTCGAAATCAAGGCCCGTGTCGATGATCTTGCGGCGGTCCGTACGCGCGTCGAAGAACTGACCACCGGACCCGCAGAACATCTGACGCAGACGGACACGTTCTTCGAAGTGCCGAACGGGCGCCTGAAACTGAGGCAACTGGGTGACGGGACGGCCGAGCTGATCTACTACGAGCGTCCCGATGTGACCGGTCCCAAGGCCTCGACATACACCCGGTGTCCCGTGGCCGACGCCGCCTTGCTGCAGTCGGTTCTGGCGGCGTCCGTCGGGATCCGTGGAGTCGTCGAGAAGGAACGGGACGTGTTCTTTCACGAGCAGACACGCATTCACCTTGATCGCGTCGAGGGGCTCGGCACGTTTCTGGAGCTGGAAGTTGCGATCGACGACGACGAGCCACTCTCCACTGGCGAGGCGATCGCGCGTGACATCCTGCAGTTTCTCAACGTCGGCGATCAGGATCTGGTTGCCTCCGCCTACATCGATCTGCTGACCGCCGACTGAGCCTCGTTGCCCCCGGCGGGGAACGGCCTCAAATCGTCCGTCCCCCATCGACGACCAGACACTGCCCCGTCGTCAGTTCGGTGCCGTCCGCCAGGTACATGACAACGTCGGCGACATCGTCCGGAACGGCAGCACGCGGAATCGGGTAGTCCGACGTCATCTCCTCGATCTCGTCGCCGCTCTTCCACTCCCGCAGCCATCGCGTATCGATCGGTCCCGGGCAGACGGCGTTGACGCGGATCTCAGGGGCCAGCGTTCGAGCCAGAGACTTCGTCATCGTGTTCAGTGCTCCCTTGCTGGCACAATACGCGATGGAGGACCCAAGACCACTCACGCCGGCCACCGAGCTGATGTTTACGACCGACGCCCCTTTGGCGTCTCGCAGCAGCGGCACTGCTGCTCGTGTGACGAAGAACGCCCCCTTCACGTTGACCGAGAGGATCCGGTCCCACTTGTCGCCCGTCAGCTCCTCGAGGTCGGAGTGCTCGATGAAGTACGTGCAGGCTGCGTTGTTTACCAGGCGGTCCAGACGCCCGAACCGTTCGCCGATCTGGCCGATCATGCTCCGTACCGCGTCGTCGTCACTCACGTCGCAACGGACGACCAGGGCGGAGGCTCCCGCCTCTTCTGCGGCTGCGGCCGTGTCGGCTGCTTCCTGCTCGCTGCGGGTGTAGTTGATCACGACATCGTAGCCGGCCGCCGCGAAACGGAGAGCGCAGGCCCGCCCGACGCCGGTTGCTGAACCTGTGACGAGGGCGACGGGACGTTCAGACACTGTCATGCCACAATCCTCCGGGAGTCACGTTGTTTCTGCAGGGAATGGTCAAATGTGCGGAGTTCTACGCGGAATCTTCGCAGCGGACGCTCGTCCGTGCCACTCCAGAAGAGGCATCCGCCCCTCGGCGACACGCAGGTTTGCAATCGCCACCGCCAGTTGATACACACGCCGTCCTGAGTGGCAGCGGCAGGATCCCGGCCGATGACCGGCGTACGGAACGGGGACGCGCAGCCACAAAGACGTTTCTGTTTCGGGACCGGAGGGACGGCAGAGTTTCCATATCCTCCAGCTCCCGCCTCATCCGCCAATCAGCCGACTGGCAACAGGTGCAGTCCGATGGTTCAGATTTCGCCCGTAACGCGTGCTCTCGTCCCGGTGGATGCCGCGGCAGCCGGACAGATCTCCGCTCCCAACTACGACGAGTTCCAGAGTGACCGCGAGGTGTGGGATCTGCTGCAGGAGAAGCCGGAATCGGTCCTGCGGGTGACGATGCCTCACTGCCACGTTGCCAGCGCCGATGCGATCGGCGAAGACGGCTCCGCAGAAGCGCTGGAGCATGCCGGCGAGCAGATGCGGGCCCTGATCGAAAGCACGCTCACGCGGACTCTCCCCGGCGTGCTGTGGGTCTACGAGATTCGTTCGCCCAAACGGCCCGATGCTCCGCAGATCGGACTTGGTGGATACGCCCGCACGATCGACATCCGGACCGACAAGAACCCGGGCGGCAACATCATCCGCAACGAAGGCATCCGCCAGGAGAAGGCGGACGGTCGTTCCCGACTGATCAAGGCGACCGGCAGCTACATCGGCACGGTGAACCTTGCGGTCCGAGATGCGGAGAATCAGCTGCTGCCCGCCCTCGAAGCCGTCACCGCCGACCGCGGCTGCGACTACCAGGCGACCGACGAAGCGGGCAACGTGCATTCGGTCTGGCTGGTCACCGATCCCGATCAGGTCGCGAAGTTCTCGGGGCTGATGGATCAGGAGCCGGCGGCCTACGTGGCGGACGGCAACCACCGCAGTGCGGCCGCGGCCGATCTGGGCCTCGAGCACTTTCTGGCGGTCTTCTTCCCCACCAGCCGACTTGGTCTGGAGCCGTACAACCGGCTGCTGCCGGATACCGGCGTCGATGCCGATCAGTTTTTCGAGAGCCTGTCGAGTCAGTTCGACGTCGAGCCGCTCGGCGACGTCGATGCGTTCCGCCCGGCTGCCGTTCACGAAATGGGCCTGTACACCGACGGCAAGTGGTATCGTCTCACTCCTCGCGACGGCTCGTATGATGCTCAGGATGCGGCACAGGCGATCGACGCCGACATCGTCCAGCGTCACATCATCGACGGCATCCTCGGCATCAGCGATGCCCGCGACAAGCGGATCAACTACGTCGGCGGGAACAAGGATGCCGCCTGGCTGAAGAGCCGGGTCGACGCGGGCGACTTCCGCTATGCTGTTTCGCTGGCTCCCGTGACCATGGACCAGTTCGTCGCTGTCTGCGAGCAGAACCGGTTCATGCCGCCGAAGTCGACGTGGTTCGCCCCCAAGATCCGCAGCGGGCTGGTGATCGCGATCCTCGACTGAAGGAACGATCGACCGGTTTCGCGGCCGGCTGGCTCCATACTCTCAGACTGCACGACAGGAACGGATGATGACCGACCCGCAGGTACCGCTCGAAGTCGACTGCTCTCACGTCAAAGGCCGAATGGACAGCGGGGAGAAGTTCCTGCTGCTCGACTGCCGGGAAACGTCGGAGTACGAAACGGCCCGCATCGAAGGGGCGGTACTGGTCCCGATGAGCGAGCTGCAGGAGCGCGTCGGCGAACTCGAACCGCATCGCGACGACGAGGTCATCGTCCACTGTCACCATGGGGGACGCAGTCTGCGGGTGGCGATGTGGCTGCGGCAGCAGGGCTTCGAGAAGGCCCAGAGCATGGCGGGCGGCATCGAGGAGTGGGCTCTGCAGATCGACCCCTCCGTCCCCCGCTACTGACTCAACCCCTCTCGTAGCGTCGGGGCGCAGCAATGCAAAAAACGCCGTCGGGGTGACGGGACCCCGCGGCGTCTGTTCCGTTCTGTCTACGTCGAACCTGTCAGCGAGCGACAGAGGCCCGGACCGGCAGAACCGGCTGCTTCAACGTTCAGTTGTCGGCCAGCGGCTCTTTCTTCTCGGTCAGCACCGGGCACTGCGGCGACATCTCGGCGTTGAGCTCCTTGTAGGGGGCCCACTCTTCCGGCAGGTTGTCTTCGTGGAAGATGGCTTCGACCGGGCATTCCGGCACACAGGCCTCGCAGTCGATGCATTCATCCGGGTGGATGTACAGCATCGATTCACCCTCGTAGAAGCACTCCACGGGGCAGACGACAACGCAATCCGTGTATTTGCATCCGAAGCACGGCTCTGCAACAACGTGAGTCATAGCTCTTCCCTTCCTGTTGCGACGGACCGACGATGTCCGTGTTCTATGCTGAAATCGCGTTGATA
This region includes:
- the rfbB gene encoding dTDP-glucose 4,6-dehydratase encodes the protein MQRLLVTGGCGFIGSNFIRHCLTTRDDVEITNVDKLTYAGNLENLADLEGNPRLQFRRGDICDRDFVQAALAESAPDAVLNFAAESHVDRSILDSGPFVQTNVTGTQVLLDACREAEIGRFLQVSTDEVYGSLGAEGLFTEQTPLAPNSPYSASKAAADMLVRSYVHTFEFPAIITRCSNNYGPYQFPEKLIPLFISNALNDRPLPVYGKGENVRDWIHVIDHCRGIEAALQRGQVGEVYNFGGKCELQNIDLTRTLLRLLDKPESLIRYVTDRPGHDLRYAIDCSKAERQLGWSPQVDFATGLQETIDWYRDNAEWVERIRSGEYQTYYDRQYGGRLGGT
- a CDS encoding class IV adenylate cyclase — protein: MPRNVEIKARVDDLAAVRTRVEELTTGPAEHLTQTDTFFEVPNGRLKLRQLGDGTAELIYYERPDVTGPKASTYTRCPVADAALLQSVLAASVGIRGVVEKERDVFFHEQTRIHLDRVEGLGTFLELEVAIDDDEPLSTGEAIARDILQFLNVGDQDLVASAYIDLLTAD
- a CDS encoding SDR family NAD(P)-dependent oxidoreductase — translated: MTVSERPVALVTGSATGVGRACALRFAAAGYDVVINYTRSEQEAADTAAAAEEAGASALVVRCDVSDDDAVRSMIGQIGERFGRLDRLVNNAACTYFIEHSDLEELTGDKWDRILSVNVKGAFFVTRAAVPLLRDAKGASVVNISSVAGVSGLGSSIAYCASKGALNTMTKSLARTLAPEIRVNAVCPGPIDTRWLREWKSGDEIEEMTSDYPIPRAAVPDDVADVVMYLADGTELTTGQCLVVDGGRTI
- a CDS encoding DUF1015 domain-containing protein, producing the protein MVQISPVTRALVPVDAAAAGQISAPNYDEFQSDREVWDLLQEKPESVLRVTMPHCHVASADAIGEDGSAEALEHAGEQMRALIESTLTRTLPGVLWVYEIRSPKRPDAPQIGLGGYARTIDIRTDKNPGGNIIRNEGIRQEKADGRSRLIKATGSYIGTVNLAVRDAENQLLPALEAVTADRGCDYQATDEAGNVHSVWLVTDPDQVAKFSGLMDQEPAAYVADGNHRSAAAADLGLEHFLAVFFPTSRLGLEPYNRLLPDTGVDADQFFESLSSQFDVEPLGDVDAFRPAAVHEMGLYTDGKWYRLTPRDGSYDAQDAAQAIDADIVQRHIIDGILGISDARDKRINYVGGNKDAAWLKSRVDAGDFRYAVSLAPVTMDQFVAVCEQNRFMPPKSTWFAPKIRSGLVIAILD
- a CDS encoding rhodanese-like domain-containing protein encodes the protein MTDPQVPLEVDCSHVKGRMDSGEKFLLLDCRETSEYETARIEGAVLVPMSELQERVGELEPHRDDEVIVHCHHGGRSLRVAMWLRQQGFEKAQSMAGGIEEWALQIDPSVPRY
- a CDS encoding ferredoxin family protein, translating into MTHVVAEPCFGCKYTDCVVVCPVECFYEGESMLYIHPDECIDCEACVPECPVEAIFHEDNLPEEWAPYKELNAEMSPQCPVLTEKKEPLADN